One Tunturibacter gelidoferens genomic region harbors:
- the fliS gene encoding flagellar export chaperone FliS: MSYQDQSLSGATGVELVVALYDGTIRFLYRAMQCVEEDDVRGRRIAVKKVLDILTYLQARLRPDLGGTVAASLADFYATMFTMTLEASHLESKEQFEEVIGFVRNVREAWVVVARDPEAGKVLPRELRTREERFVPQTEMYAPVSEAAASGWSA, encoded by the coding sequence ATGAGCTACCAAGATCAAAGTCTGTCCGGTGCGACCGGCGTCGAACTTGTTGTCGCGCTTTACGATGGTACGATTCGCTTTCTCTATCGCGCGATGCAGTGTGTGGAAGAGGACGACGTGCGGGGACGTCGCATCGCGGTGAAGAAGGTGCTCGATATCCTGACGTATCTTCAGGCGCGATTGCGGCCGGATCTCGGTGGGACGGTAGCTGCTTCGCTCGCAGACTTCTACGCGACGATGTTCACGATGACGCTGGAGGCTTCGCACCTGGAGTCGAAGGAGCAGTTTGAAGAGGTGATTGGCTTTGTTCGCAATGTCCGCGAGGCCTGGGTGGTCGTGGCGCGTGATCCGGAGGCGGGCAAGGTGTTGCCGCGAGAGCTGAGAACGCGGGAGGAGCGGTTCGTTCCGCAGACGGAGATGTATGCGCCTGTTAGCGAGGCTGCAGCTTCGGGGTGGTCGGCTTAG
- the fliD gene encoding flagellar filament capping protein FliD, with protein MGTVGLSFGSATSGQGFDVASTVTQIQAASQAIETPWQNQLTALKAQDTVLSSLGTDLSTLSTSLQKLTDFEGVFAEKQGSSSNTDVLSLTSASSTAVAGSHTIVIGQLAQTSSDASTSISNANDTLSGSVTIQGHTFNVDSTDNDTTLASLSAAINSAGIGVSASVITDSSGSRLSIVSGTSGAAGQLTISGSLSGASSGNITFQTGENGQDANLTVDGVSITSSSNTVSNAIPGVTFQLLAPSTTPVQVQITDATTDIATAISSFVSAYNTVVGDINTQEQSGAGGTSSPLLGSPIIAQLQESITGSLFSGSASGSINNITQLGISVNNDGTLTLSADTLTSALNSNLADVTGFLQNSGSFGQTLATALNNAGTQAPSGAIYLAQQQNSSEETALNADITNENAILATQKTQLTNELNAANQILQSIPSQLNEVNSVFDSLTGFNPNTQA; from the coding sequence ATGGGCACTGTTGGATTGAGTTTCGGGTCGGCGACGAGTGGTCAGGGATTCGACGTGGCGTCGACGGTGACGCAGATTCAAGCGGCAAGCCAGGCCATTGAGACTCCGTGGCAGAATCAACTTACGGCCTTGAAGGCTCAGGATACGGTTCTCTCTTCGCTTGGAACAGATCTTTCGACCCTCTCTACTAGTTTGCAAAAGCTGACGGATTTTGAGGGTGTCTTCGCCGAGAAACAGGGGTCGAGCTCGAATACGGACGTGCTCAGCCTGACCTCGGCGAGCTCGACGGCGGTGGCAGGAAGTCACACGATCGTTATCGGGCAACTGGCGCAGACCTCGTCCGATGCGTCTACTTCTATTTCGAACGCGAACGACACGCTGTCGGGGAGTGTGACGATTCAGGGGCACACGTTTAATGTGGACAGCACCGATAACGACACTACACTCGCGTCTCTCTCTGCTGCGATCAACTCCGCCGGGATCGGCGTTAGCGCAAGCGTGATCACGGACTCAAGCGGGTCGCGGCTTTCGATTGTAAGTGGGACCAGCGGAGCGGCGGGACAGCTGACCATCTCTGGTTCTTTGTCTGGCGCATCCTCGGGAAATATTACCTTCCAGACTGGTGAGAACGGACAGGATGCCAACCTGACCGTCGATGGAGTATCGATTACAAGTTCGTCCAATACTGTGAGTAACGCGATTCCCGGAGTCACATTTCAACTGCTAGCGCCCTCTACCACCCCGGTGCAGGTACAGATTACGGACGCCACTACGGACATTGCAACCGCGATAAGCAGTTTTGTTTCGGCCTATAACACGGTGGTAGGAGACATAAATACTCAGGAGCAAAGCGGCGCGGGGGGAACCTCTTCGCCGCTCCTGGGAAGTCCGATCATAGCTCAGTTGCAGGAGTCCATTACGGGATCCCTCTTCTCCGGTTCGGCAAGTGGTTCGATCAACAACATTACCCAGTTGGGAATCAGTGTCAACAATGATGGAACTCTGACACTGAGTGCGGATACCCTGACCAGCGCTCTGAACTCCAATCTGGCCGACGTGACCGGCTTTTTGCAGAACTCGGGAAGTTTCGGCCAGACGTTGGCCACCGCTCTGAACAATGCCGGGACGCAGGCGCCGAGTGGAGCCATCTATCTTGCACAGCAACAGAACAGCAGTGAGGAGACGGCGCTGAATGCGGATATTACCAACGAAAACGCAATTCTGGCGACGCAGAAGACGCAGCTGACGAATGAATTGAATGCTGCGAATCAGATTTTGCAGTCAATCCCGAGTCAACTTAATGAGGTCAATTCGGTCTTTGATTCCTTGACGGGTTTCAACCCAAATACGCAGGCATAA
- a CDS encoding flagellin, giving the protein MSLGILTNVAATYAENNLNSTQNSLQNVLQQLSSGSRINSGADDAAGLSIADGLTANQAALTQSAQNAQNGVGLLQTADGALSQVTNLLDRAVTLATEASNGGLTAAQSTAANTEFQSILTEIGNIGSTTNFNSTGVFNQAAGTTFNLTDGTATGLTTITAAATALTATSIGGQAFTAADTLAGATPQASALTTLTAITAAISGVSADRGAIGANINQLNAAASVASSEEVNLSSANSAIRATNFGQATSDLAKFQVLSQTGISALAQANSSQQEILKLLQ; this is encoded by the coding sequence ATGTCCTTGGGCATTCTTACAAACGTTGCAGCAACCTATGCTGAGAACAACCTCAACTCGACGCAGAACAGTCTTCAGAATGTTCTCCAGCAGCTCTCCTCGGGTTCGCGCATCAACAGCGGCGCGGACGACGCGGCCGGCCTTTCGATCGCGGACGGCCTTACCGCCAACCAAGCTGCGCTGACCCAGTCGGCACAGAATGCACAGAACGGCGTGGGCTTGCTGCAGACCGCTGACGGTGCGTTGTCTCAGGTGACCAACCTTCTCGATCGCGCGGTTACGCTTGCTACCGAGGCTTCCAACGGTGGTTTGACTGCCGCTCAGTCGACTGCTGCCAACACCGAATTTCAGAGCATTCTGACTGAGATCGGCAACATCGGTAGCACCACGAACTTCAACAGTACCGGTGTCTTCAATCAGGCAGCAGGAACGACTTTCAATCTCACTGATGGTACGGCTACCGGACTCACAACCATCACCGCGGCGGCGACAGCACTTACTGCCACAAGCATCGGGGGACAAGCCTTCACCGCTGCCGACACTCTGGCTGGCGCGACGCCGCAGGCTTCGGCGCTGACCACGCTGACCGCCATTACCGCGGCGATCTCCGGCGTTTCGGCCGACCGTGGCGCGATCGGTGCCAACATCAACCAGTTGAACGCGGCTGCCAGCGTTGCCAGCTCGGAAGAGGTGAATCTCTCCTCTGCCAATAGCGCAATTCGTGCGACGAACTTCGGTCAGGCGACGAGCGATCTGGCTAAGTTCCAGGTGCTGAGCCAGACCGGTATCAGCGCTCTTGCCCAGGCGAACAGCTCACAGCAGGAGATCCTGAAGCTGCTGCAATAA